The DNA segment ATAATTTGTAAGCAGGGCTTGAACTCAACAATggcaccgacagcaattgccgttGTCAGATACAAATTGCCATAAGTAGACCACATAACCGATGATTGTTTTGTGCCATTGGTAAAGCTCTTGAATAGTGGCAAAATATATACCCTTACATATAGATGTACATTATCTAccagtatataacatttgtacatttgaaatatttgtaGCCTACATACTGTGaaataacctttcagttatgtttatttcctgtaaaagtcacttaaaaaaaaaaaaatgctgtgaGCAAGTTCAAAATTGCTGTCGATGGGCCGTTCCAcccattgcattttttttttttaattgccgtgggagacaaattcttacaTTCGAGTCCTGTGTAATGTTTGTGTGaacctgttttgttttatggttAATGCAgtgatacatttatattttgtagaGTAATTGATGGAAGGAAATGTGGTGATGAAATCCGAGAACTGGCTTTCTCTCTTCCGTTGATGACAGATGAGGTAAGTAAGTTGCTAACCTGTACGCAGGtaaacattttaacataaatttaCCTGTCTCAGAGACTGAGtatgatgtagcccagtggtagagtactCATCTGAGGTGTGAATGGTTGTGGGATTGATCACCCTCTAGGGACTAGTAGGAGTGGCCTGTGTGGTGGAGCCAGGTTTCCTCTCCTTATTCAGAACAAGAGTTCAAATAATCAAATTAGGCCTGCTTTTCATTAACACAATTCTATGAGCTATTTAGACCAAGAGTTCAAATAATCAAATTAGGCCTGCTTTTCATTAACACAATTCTATGGGCTATTTAGACCAAGAGTTCAAATAATCAAATTAGGCCTGCTTTTCATTAACACAATTCTATGGGCTATTTAGACCAAGAGTTCAAATAATCAAATTAGGCCTGCTTTTCATGAACACAATTCTATGGGCTATTTAGACCAAGAGTTCAAATAATCAAATTAGGCCTGCTTTTCATGAACACAATTCTATGGGCTATTTAGACCAAGAGTTCAAATAATcaaggtgcgggacgtagcccagtggtaaagcattcgtttgatgcttggtcggtctagggtcgattcccgttgatggacccattgggctatttctcgttccagccagtgctccacaacttgtgtaacaaaggctgtggtatgtactatcatgcctgtggtatggtgcatgtaaaagatcccttgctgctaatcgaaaagtgtagcccatgaagtggcgactgaaataacaaaaaatatttgaaactgCCTAACAATTAGGGTTCTTTCAGTattagttgtattattttttgtttttattattattaataaaacaatttttagaaCAGGGGGGTACTCAATGTAGTTTTTGTCACACTAACATAAAGACGAAGGTGAAGGTTGACCGACTTGTAGGTCATATAGTTTTTTGATGTAAAGTTTTAGACTTGTAGGTCAACCAGTGTTAACGAAATTTCACCTCCAGTGTAAAGGGAATACGTTCCTCGTATATTTGTGTGACTACAGTCTTTcgtttatatatgtacatatagtatGAAGGTATAATTAGACTGGTTGATAATTCCAGACACGTGCTGGACAGAAGAGGATCGACGCGGCTGGTTCCATCACAGTAAAGTTGATCGAGGCTGTCAATATAGGGCTACAGAGTTTTATACCAGCGACGAAAGTAAAAACTAATTACTTGCCGCAAGGAGAATTCCCACAGCTTTCGAAACAAGATGTATCAAAGAAAGGTTAGCCATTGCTAGGCAGTGAGCAGTTCAGTGTACATGTGCTTTGTCCCATCTTGAACAATTTAATATCTGCTGTAACCCAACTGACACAAAGAAAGAAGTGCCTAACTTGTTtcttactctctttttttcttaatttcatcttttaaaaaaattatctggTCCTATTAGCTGTCAAATCTTGGGataactttctttctttggatATTCTTAGAAAGTAGTCCGagctatataaatatacatcttTATTCAACAGGAACCATACCTTATTTGACCAATTAGGATACATTATCTCCCTTTATCTTCAAGGCATCTatgtacagttaaagtttgttttgtttaatgacaccactggagcacattaatttagtaaacagcggctattggatgtcaaaccatttggtaattttgacatatagtcttagagaggaaacccactagatttttccattagtagtaagggatctttttatatgcattatcccacagacataccacagcctttgttataccagtcgtgatgcactggctggaatgagaaattgcccaatgggcctacacgatgaggatcgatcttagacagactgtgcatcaagcgaacactttaccctTTCTAGGTACATGACTTTAAGGCCCAAAACACTAAAGCCGATTTTGGGGTTTGGTGAGATagtactagtaaaaaaaaaaatgagatgCTCTGAAATGAATGTGACAAACCATGCCATGTCTGTGCTGGCACAAACTGAAACAAATTACAGCAGATGACATAGAACATGCACTATATTTCACCAGACCCAGGCCCAGCTTTGTCGAGTTTTGGGCCCAAGTTAATTCTTATAACACAGGGATGGAAACTAAACATTCGCCCTCCTTGCTGCAGGTGAGTGGAACTTGCTGGGAACAAGTACAGTTTAAATATGCTAGTCCCTTAAGCTAGTGATTCTTAGCAGGTGTGACCCAACTTTAAGATGCCGCCTGTCGGTCTATTTTGCCATGGTATCACTATACTCGTGGGTATAGCCTAAAGCGTGTTCCTTGACTGCTTTCTCAGgactcaccctgtccattgccaaattagccaagtgttaatttctatacaaagtggctacaatatAAATTTACTCtttgaataataaatttttctttaaattaaccactttaaaataattttcaaggaagtTCTTCACATATTTGAAAATTTGCTGAAACAAAATTGGTTCCAGTGTGAGCCGTGCTTGCTACAACTCACGTAGGTTTCAGCTTCTCTGGGTGtgcagtgttcaagattaacggtatcccgatatcctggggataccagaatttaattttggatgcCAGActtcaaagaaaaaagaaagaaatgttttatttaacgacgcactcaacacattttatttacggttatatggcgtcagacatatagttaaggaccacacagattttgagaggaaacccgctgtcgccactacatgggctactcttccaaatagcagcatgggatcttttatttgcgcttcccacaggcaggatagcacaaaccatggcctttgttgaaccagttatggatcactggtcagtgcaagtggttttacacctacccattgagccttgcagagccagacttcaagaaccctagtatcccaccgggatgccatataatactaaattctcaggtgggataccagattttgaaatgttagtatccaactgggatactggccaagaaTTTTAATCTCGAATACTGGTGTCCCAGTGGTAGGAAGACTAGTGATTCTTCGTGGAAACTAGTAACATTTCAAGCCAGtggaaatatttcttaatttctgACCCTATAACAAGATCTTGGCTTGAGGCTTTAATGGTTATAGGAGACTTGTATGTGGTTGCACTGCTAAATTCTGGACTTGACCTTTAGACTACTGTAGTGTTTTTCCTaatttgttttagcatggtacagcaccatgcctcaatagtctagtgccatcttgcctcaatcagcaccatgctgccctgagattaaagaagcctttttcagtaattaattctaaaattgcctttataaaacaccaaaaaaaggtattattaattaataaaataggtcttttatatcttttgccattcatttattaaagcaaacacataaattacattaatgtttatttcaattaatttttgtctgtttttaatgaaatacaagtgccccgaaaatggtaaAATGCCCCAAAACTGTTTGGTCTatcatgccttgccaaatttctagggaaatcactactACTGGATTGATTTTTTACTAAAAGCCACATGAAGGAGGTAGAAGTTAGTAACTTTTGCTCACATATTTTTCGTACTTATTTTAGTTGTCCAATCAGGTTTCACATCCTCAAAGTGACCGAGATGTTCTGCCATTGTTATGAAGCAAAAATACTCCCTGAAATTACCTTTTTATATgcccgtctatgatgggtcatattatggtatgatGTTGTCCGTCCATACATCCGTCTTGtctattaactttttcttgtccggactatcccagtcgaggcatgggatttttaatccagataccgactccaaaccctgagtgagtgctccgcaaggctcaatgggtaggtgtaaaccacttgcaccgaccagtgatccataactggttcaacaaaggccatggtttgtgctatcctgcctgtggtaagtgcacataaaagatcccttgctgctaatcggaaagagtagcccatgaagtggcaacagcgggtttcctctcaaaatctgtgtggtccttaaccatttattacaccgcggtgACGGAGATACCCGTGAGAGATTTTTCATATCCCACAATGtgagatatgctttttgagaggtcatgacctccgatcacttttcgcacccttgttttggctttgtacataataaatgtagcatatcttaccgtaatttcacttaaaagccatatttagtaaaaggtacaatgttttaatcacaagattttcttcaaacacattcaggtgtgttgttcaaaaaaaaaaaaatcaatagcaattttgcactgaaatttttccagcattcttaaaacggaaacgtcatgtacccaatttatagctattgtaaggagatgcaaagtgacgtcattggaatactgacatcattcaaattcaaaactaattatttcaattcctgtgtatttgtttgcttttgattatacacatgctttacaatttacagctgtttactactagtgtgtgttatttgttttaattattttatttttgggatGGAGGGACTCTATGACATTGCGAAAGCATAAATACTTTAATAGTATAAAAAGAGTGCATAGGCAAAGAAGGGTTATGCGCTCTGAATCACTCCGCTGTTTTGTTTACGTTCAGTGTcctgtttagtgagagacaaaaaatatatttggcgactcaaattaataatgtagcgcgttgtaataaatagaatactatactcgtccctgtgagagaccgtttatattacaactcgtgtgttGTCGATTGTACATCACTCGCTTCCGCTCGTGATGTATGATCGAAAACACactcgttgtaatataaacggtctctcacggggactcgtttagtattctctatatgtctgatgccatataactgtaaataaaatgtgttgagtgcgtcattaaataaaacattttttaaattttttattactaggtcactatgacctacttttcacagtctactacgcaacagtaaatccttgtccggatcatatcttgcatacagatgcatacaggactgaccatcaaaccttacatgtaggaacaacttgggatggtggtgtgtcacatacaattactaggtcactgtgattcaaataaattaaataatttgtcttTATTCTGAACATCACAGGAAAATCTTGAACTAtgaactgttcatccatcccattgcaaaaatttcacataattagaattgaatcacaccagtaaaatattcattaatatctatggttttccatcaaactcctgacaggCATaccatgtacctcaccggtactcttgttaaaTCAAAGCTTACAGTTATTTCTCACAGATAAAAAAGGTAAATTAGCCATGTTGGTTTTATCAAAGCTGTTTTTGGTTGTTCTGTTTCCCACCAGTCCTATGTACATAATAGAAGGCAATATGTATTAATGAAACCAATACATGCAGTATGCAGTATTTTGAACTGTGATAtcaggcaagatatctcgccaGCATTATTCTTAAAGTTTTAAACTGGTACATGTAATTAGCAAATGGCCAATTTTAGGTATTAAGTACGGTTTTAATAAGTAGACAGACTTGTTAAGTGGATgtggataaaaaaataaaattgccgtTAACTGTTGTACTTTGTAGAAAATGTTGGAAGATATCATCAACTTTTTTGTTTGCCTATAACTTATTTTGTAGGGAATCTTGAAAGATGTCAGCCATTTTTTTCCAATAACTATTGTGTTTTGTAGAGAATCTTGGAGCTGTTGTACGAGAAGGCAGGACAATTCTGAAGCTCATGTACAACCAGCATCAGGGAAGGAAGACGCGCATAAGATACGTGAAGGGCAAACTTCTCGAGGAGATGACCGTACACTACCGGCCTCTAGAATCGCTGCTGGACCTTGGGGTTATATTACTTGACGAGTACAAGCGACTGAAGAAGTCGATGACCGTGGATATTGAGGAACCATTAGTTCCATGCGACACACTGCCAGCCAGCAGCAACAGCACAGACGATAAAAAGAAAGCATGCACAGAAGAGGTGCAGAATATCGTAAGTTCAGATCATGTGCAAAATAACATTGCTGCTGGCAGCACACTGGTGAAGACAGAAAGTGTCACTGTAAATACGTTGTTGAAACAGGAATTCCCAGTCACACAGACACCGTGTTCAAACAATGGTTTGCCTAAAGTCGAAAACGGAGGAGAGAAAATGACATCAGATTTTCTCAACATGAAATTGGAAATGACAAACTCATATGATGATGTGATCTACATAGAAGACGACGATGTGACATACATCAGTTCATGTGTGCGTGACAGCAACAATGATGACATCGTGTGTCTGGGTGACGAGAGCATCATTTACCTCGGTGACGACAGCTGCTATGTGTTTGACACGACACCACAGGATATATCTATGGTGGACCTCACAGACGACGTGCCTTCCTGAATGTGGACCATGTCTGATAGCATCTACTGCTGCTCTCCACTATTGCATTGTCATGTATTGTGTATTGTCATGGTGTCAGACTTTATTACATTGTCATGTATTGTGTATTGTCAGGGTGTCAGACTTTATTGCATTGTCATGTATTGTGTATTGTCAGGGCATCAGACTTTATTGCATTGTCATGTTTTGTGTATTGTCGGTGTCAACTTTATTGCATTGTCATGTATTGGTGTATTGTCAGGGCGTCAGACTTTATTGCATTGTCATGTATTGTGTATTGTCAGGGTGTTAGACTTTATTGCATTGTCATGTATTGTGTATTGTCAGGGTGTCGGTGTCATGTATTGTGTATTGTCAGGGCATCAACTTTATTGCATTGTCATGTATTGTGTATTGTCAGGGCGTCAGACTTTATTGCATTTTATGTTTTGTGTATTGTCAGGGTGTCAAACTTTATTGCATTGTCATGTATTGGTGTATTGTCAGagatttatccaggcattctgtgggtccggacataggccccttcccaaaagaaagtgacACTGAAAATTTTCAATTTCTGTTCTAAAAATTCACAATACCggtatatactgatggaaagaaataaagtaacACGTGAGAAATAACATCAAATGTTGACTACAACCAAAATCCTCGTCCACAAGTATCAGGAAATTAAACGTGTTACTGGCGGTCAaccccacagtactgacatgcaGTGCCACAatacatctctgtattttatacacacaTTACTACTCCAGtagtgaattacatttggtctcATATACCacatgttcccttatttctttccatcagtatatatttttttttgttatgtctgttctaataaattaatttaacattttgtgtactgcatcattcagtcgCCTTAAATGTATCACAAGTGTGATGTGCTCACGCTAATTTTCCCAGTCCCATCAAACATGGGACCCTGCTGAAGTATCCTAGACAAATCCCTGGTTGTGTTGTCATTGTTTGCAGGCTTTCAAGCGGGCCCTTCTTTTCCCTCTTTTATTTGTTAGGCTCCTACCTTTGCACACTTTTTCTTGAAAAAGCCCTACTGTCCCTACCTTTTCATAAAAATAGTTAGAGAAATAATAGAAAAGTTTTAATTAAAtgcattgattaactaatctaAATCTTGATTTTAATAAGAAGCAGTTTCTAGTATTTTTGTAGGATAAGTTTGTTGCAGTAGGTCTCCAGTGCTGTAAGAGGGGTTCCATGATGAGAATGACTGGTGCATGTTGACAAGTCATCTCCTCATTCTGTTGCTGAATTCCTCTTGAAGCACTGGTTTCTAAGCAATGATACACTACATGCACATCAGAATTGGTGAATAGGTCAGTAGTCGTTTAT comes from the Gigantopelta aegis isolate Gae_Host chromosome 14, Gae_host_genome, whole genome shotgun sequence genome and includes:
- the LOC121389400 gene encoding uncharacterized protein LOC121389400 isoform X2, yielding MTICKRYPVTPFQIQIEKTIFEPCWVSVEMDGERVCYSLLQGQNRQTRVIDGRKCGDEIRELAFSLPLMTDETRAGQKRIDAAGSITVKLIEAVNIGLQSFIPATKVKTNYLPQGEFPQLSKQDVSKKENLGAVVREGRTILKLMYNQHQGRKTRIRYVKGKLLEEMTVHYRPLESLLDLGVILLDEYKRLKKSMTVDIEEPLVPCDTLPASSNSTDDKKKACTEEVQNIVSSDHVQNNIAAGSTLVKTESVTVNTLLKQEFPVTQTPCSNNGLPKVENGGEKMTSDFLNMKLEMTNSYDDVIYIEDDDVTYISSCVRDSNNDDIVCLGDESIIYLGDDSCYVFDTTPQDISMVDLTDDVPS
- the LOC121389400 gene encoding uncharacterized protein LOC121389400 isoform X1 yields the protein MPEHKLFSFRLIMANNVLNEYWLNGKCYVPINLHTKDSYVIEESHDDHDDDTDHPSNGDQKTLVFTKGQRYPVTPFQIQIEKTIFEPCWVSVEMDGERVCYSLLQGQNRQTRVIDGRKCGDEIRELAFSLPLMTDETRAGQKRIDAAGSITVKLIEAVNIGLQSFIPATKVKTNYLPQGEFPQLSKQDVSKKENLGAVVREGRTILKLMYNQHQGRKTRIRYVKGKLLEEMTVHYRPLESLLDLGVILLDEYKRLKKSMTVDIEEPLVPCDTLPASSNSTDDKKKACTEEVQNIVSSDHVQNNIAAGSTLVKTESVTVNTLLKQEFPVTQTPCSNNGLPKVENGGEKMTSDFLNMKLEMTNSYDDVIYIEDDDVTYISSCVRDSNNDDIVCLGDESIIYLGDDSCYVFDTTPQDISMVDLTDDVPS
- the LOC121389400 gene encoding uncharacterized protein LOC121389400 isoform X3, producing MDGERVCYSLLQGQNRQTRVIDGRKCGDEIRELAFSLPLMTDETRAGQKRIDAAGSITVKLIEAVNIGLQSFIPATKVKTNYLPQGEFPQLSKQDVSKKENLGAVVREGRTILKLMYNQHQGRKTRIRYVKGKLLEEMTVHYRPLESLLDLGVILLDEYKRLKKSMTVDIEEPLVPCDTLPASSNSTDDKKKACTEEVQNIVSSDHVQNNIAAGSTLVKTESVTVNTLLKQEFPVTQTPCSNNGLPKVENGGEKMTSDFLNMKLEMTNSYDDVIYIEDDDVTYISSCVRDSNNDDIVCLGDESIIYLGDDSCYVFDTTPQDISMVDLTDDVPS